The Phragmites australis chromosome 15, lpPhrAust1.1, whole genome shotgun sequence genome window below encodes:
- the LOC133892654 gene encoding BTB/POZ and MATH domain-containing protein 4-like: MDGDASPAAAHVPPPPPPAAAPARDMSASPTSSRSVTETVNGSHRFVIQGYSLAKGMGVGKHIASETFTVGGYQWAVYFYPDGKNPEDNSAYVSVFIALASEGTDVRALFELTLLDQSGKGKHKVHSHFDRSLESGPYTLKYRGSMWGYKRFFRRTSLETSDFLKDDCLKINCTVGVVVSTIDYSRPHSIHVPDSDIGYHFGSMLDNQEGVDVILNVGGERFHAHKLVLAARSPVFRSQFFDDESDGEKSEVDESDEVKEFAIDDMEPKVFKAMLHFIYSDSLVDDNELGASSSDGSIFDTLAAKLLAAADKYDLARLRLLCESYLCKGISVTSVASTLALADRHHAMELKAVCLKFAAENLSAVIRTEGFDYLKDNCPSLQSEILKTVAGCEEECSSGGKSQSVLGQLSDGGDTSGRRVRPRI; the protein is encoded by the exons ATGGACGGCGAcgcctcgccggcggcggcgcacgtgcccccacctcctccgcccgccgccgccccggcgcGGGACATGtcggcgtcgccgacgagctcGCGGTCCGTGACGGAGACGGTGAACGGGTCCCACCGCTTCGTGATCCAGGGCTACTCGCTCGCCAAGGGCATGGGCGTGGGGAAGCACATCGCCAGCGAGACCTTCACCGTGGGCGGGTACCAGTGGGCGGTCTACTTCTACCCCGACGGGAAGAACCCCGAGGACAACTCCGCCTACGTCTCCGTCTTCATCGCGCTCGCCTCCGAGGGCACCGACGTCCGCGCGCTCTTCGAgctcacgctcctcgaccagagCGGCAAGGGCAAGCACAAGGTCCACTCCCACTTCGACCGCTCCCTCGAGTCCGGGCCGTACACCCTCAAGTACCGTGGCTCCATGTG GGGTTACAAACGGTTCTTTCGGCGAACTTCTCTTGAGACATCAGACTTTCTTAAAGATGATTGCCTGAAGATAAATTGCACTGTGGGTGTTGTGGTCTCAACTATTGATTACTCCAGACCACACTCTATCCATGTTCCAGACTCAGATATTGGATATCATTTTGGTTCGATGTTGGACAATCAGGAGGGTGTTGATGTCATTCTTAATGTGGGAGGAGAGAGGTTTCATGCCCATAAGTTAGTGTTGGCTGCACGATCTCCTGTATTCAGATCTCAATTTTTTGATGATGAGTCGGATGGAGAGAAGAGTGAGGTTGATGAGAGCGATGAAGTGAAAGAGTTTGCTATTGATGATATGGAGCCAAAAGTTTTTAAG GCGATGCTTCATTTCATCTATAGTGATTCCCTTGTTGATGATAACGAGTTGGGTGCATCAAGCTCTGACGGTTCTATCTTCGATACTCTGGCAGCAAAGTTGTTGGCTGCAGCAGACAAGTATGACTTAGCAAGACTAAGATTGCTATGTGAGTCTTACCTGTGCAAGGGCATTTCTGTGACGTCAGTTGCGAGTACACTAGCATTGGCTGATCGTCACCATGCTATGGAGCTTAAAGCTGTTTGCCTAAAATTTGCTGCAGAAAACCTTTCAG CTGTAATCCGGACTGAGGGGTTTGATTACCTCAAGGACAACTGCCCATCGCTACAGTCAGAGATACTGAAAACTGTTGCCGGGTGCGAGGAAGAGTGCAGTAGCGGCGGGAAGAGCCAGAGCGTTTTGGGGCAGCTCTCAGACGGTGGTGACACCAGTGGCCGCAGGGTTAGGCCAAGAATTTAA
- the LOC133892083 gene encoding ubiquitin-conjugating enzyme E2 2 translates to MSTPARKRLMRDFKRLQQDPPAGISGAPHDNNIMLWNAVIFGPDDTPWDGGTFKLTLQFTEDYPNKPPTVRFVSRMFHPNIYADGSICLDILQNQWSPIYDVAAILTSIQSLLCDPNPNSPANSEAARLFSENKREYNRKVREIVEQSWTAD, encoded by the exons ATGTCGACGCCGGCGAGGAAGCGGCTGATGCGGGACTTCAAGCGGCTGCAGCAGGACCCGCCCGCCGGGATCAGCGGCGCGCCGCACGACAACAACATCATGCTCTGGAACGCCGTCATATTCGG GCCTGATGATACGCCGTGGGACGGAG GCACGTTCAAGCTTACCTTACAGTTTACAGAAGATTATCCGAACAAGCCACCCACTGTTCGGTTTGTCTCCAGGATGTTCCACCCAAATa TATATGCAGATGGAAGCATCTGTTTGGATATCCTACAGAACCAGTGGAGCCCTATATATGATGTTGCTGCCATATTGACTTCTATTCAG TCCTTGCTGTGCGATCCAAACCCGAACTCTCCAGCAAACTCCGAAGCTGCCAGACTGTTCAGCGAGAATAAGCGAGAGTACAACCGCAAAGTTCGTGAGATTGTGGAGCAGAGCTGGACAGCCGACTAG
- the LOC133892684 gene encoding probable inactive leucine-rich repeat receptor-like protein kinase At3g03770: protein MARRSCSHSLLILLPLLLAMVPESTQLQSSQTWSLLKIQQLLNYPPVLSNWRNDTDFCYGGDYKTASAFVECYGDSVTQLHIIGPDGGPPLPKTFSIDAFFTTLSRLPDLRVLTLTGLGLWGPLPGKVSRLAALEIVNVSSNYLYGQLPEGLSRLGNLQTFIADYNMLSGELPGWLGRLPSLAVLSLGNNSLQGALPESVSDMASLRSLSLASNNLSGNLPDLSALTNLQVIDLANNSLGPAFPRLGRKVASVVLRGNRFSDGLPGELSSFYLLEHLDVSSNRFVGPFPPTLLALPSIEYLSIAGNRFTGLLAGNMSCGENLRFVDLSSNLLTGSLPSCLNRASSSKNVNSKVTLAAAANCLSATSGDVGSQHPSQFCQNQALAVGIVPDQARGKKHGAKACLVAGIVTAALAGAVLVGVAIFLAVRKVTLRLAKARPPRRLVEHASSAYPSQFFADARYISQTVKLGALGIPAYRSFSLVELEAATNNFEVSCLMGQDAHGQMYRGTLSNGTPVTIRSLRVKRSHTSQSFNRHIEMISKLRHRHLVSALGHCLEYNLDDSTVTQLYLVFEYVQNGNLRSRISQGTEGRKLPWVQRISTAIGLAKGIQFLHGGIMPGLFANNLKITNILLDQNLVAKIGSYNIPILAETAKSEGWGGSKYPSDRFPNSDKIDIYDFGVILLEVVSGRPITSIHEVEIMKEQLQSALTSEGPERRRIFVDQSVSKACSDESLRTVMEICLRCLAKEAAQRPSVEDVLWNLQFAAQVQDDWRGDSRSSEESPLSPSQIPRGPSQADA from the exons ATGGCTAGAAGAAGTTGCAGCCATTCTCTGCTCATCTTGCTCCCATTGCTGCTTGCAATGGTGCCTGAATCTACGCAGCTGCAGTCCTCCCAGACATGGTCGCTGCTCAAGATCCAGCAGCTGCTCAACTACCCGCCGGTGCTTAGCAACTGGCGCAATGACACCGACTTCTGCTACGGCGGCGACTACAAGACCGCCTCCGCCTTCGTCGAGTGCTACGGCGACAGCGTCACGCAGCTCCATATCATCGGCCCCGACGGCGGGCCTCCGCTCCCAAAGACGTTCTCCATCGACGCCTTCTTCACGACGCTGTCGAGGCTGCCGGACCTCCGGGTGCTCACGCTCACCGGCCTCGGCCTCTGGGGCCCGCTGCCGGGGAAGGTGTCCCGGCTGGCGGCGCTGGAGATCGTCAACGTGAGCAGCAACTACCTCTACGGTCAGCTCCCGGAGGGGCTGTCCCGACTCGGCAACCTCCAGACGTTCATTGCCGACTACAACATGCTCTCCGGCGAGCTCCCTGGCTGGCTCGGACGGCTGCCGTCGCTGGCCGTGCTGAGCCTCGGGAACAACTCGCTGCAGGGGGCGCTGCCAGAATCCGTCAGTGACATGGCGTCGCTCAGGTCCCTGTCGCTCGCGTCCAACAACCTCTCCGGCAACCTGCCGGACCTGAGCGCGCTCACGAATCTGCAGGTGATCGACCTCGCCAACAACTCGCTCGGGCCGGCGTTCCCGCGGCTGGGGAGGAAGGTGGCTAGCGTCGTGCTCCGCGGCAACCGGTTCAGCGACGGCCTCCCCGGCGAACTCAGCTCCTTCTACCTCCTCGAGCACCTCGACGTCTCTAGCAACCGGTTCGTCGGGCCGTTCCCACCTACTCTGCTCGCGCTGCCGTCCATCGAGTACCTCAGCATCGCCGGGAACCGGTTCACCGGGCTGCTCGCCGGCAACATGTCCTGCGGCGAGAACCTCCGATTCGTAGACCTCTCGTCGAACCTACTCACCGGGAGCCTGCCGTCCTGCCTGAACAGAGCCAGCTCGAGCAAGAACGTCAACTCCAAGGTGAcgctcgccgccgcggcgaACTGCCTGTCCGCCACCAGCGGCGACGTCGGCTCGCAGCACCCGTCCCAGTTCTGCCAGAACCAAGCGCTGGCCGTGGGCATCGTGCCCGACCAGGCGCGCGGCAAGAAGCACGGCGCCAAGGCCTGTCTCGTGGCCGGCATTGTCACAGCCGCCCTCGCCGGCGCGGTGCTCGTCGGCGTCGCCATATTCCTCGCCGTGAGGAAGGTGACCTTGAGACTTGCCAAGGCCAGGCCGCCCAGACGGCTGGTGGAGCACGCATCGAGCGCTTATCCTTCGCAATTCTTCGCCGATGCGC GTTACATATCGCAGACGGTGAAATTGGGAGCTCTGGGCATTCCGGCGTACAGATCATTTTCTTTGGTGGAGCTTGAAGCGGCAACCAACAATTTTGAGGTGTCCTGTCTCATGGGGCAGGATGCTCACGGCCAG ATGTACCGCGGAACGCTGAGCAACGGGACGCCGGTGACGATCCGGTCGCTGAGAGTGAAGAGGAGCCACACGTCGCAGAGCTTCAACCGGCACATCGAGATGATCTCCAAGCTCCGACACCGGCACCTGGTCAGCGCGCTGGGCCACTGCTTGGAGTACAACCTCGACGACTCCACCGTCACGCAGCTCTACCTCGTCTTCGAGTACGTGCAGAACGGCAACCTCAGGAGCAGGATCTCAC AAGGAACAGAAGGGAGGAAGCTCCCTTGGGTGCAGAGGATCTCGACCGCCATTGGTCTGGCGAAGGGCATCCAGTTCCTGCATGGAGGGATCATGCCTGGCCTGTTTGCCAACAACCTCAAGATCACCAACATCCTCCTGGACCAGAATCTTGTCGCCAAGATCGGCAGCTACAACATCCCCATCCTGGCTGAAACCGCAAAATCAGAG GGATGGGGTGGAAGCAAGTATCCATCTGATAG GTTTCCGAACAGCGACAAGATTGATATCTACGATTTCGGTGTGATACTACTTGAGGTTGTGTCGGGAAGGCCCATCACATCCATACATGAGGTGGAAATCATGAAAGAACAG CTGCAATCGGCGCTGACGTCGGAAGGCCCGGAGAGGCGGAGGATCTTCGTGGACCAGTCGGTGAGCAAGGCGTGCTCCGACGAGTCGCTGCGGACGGTGATGGAGATCTGCCTGCGGTGCCTGGCCAAGGAGGCGGCGCAGCGGCCGTCGGTGGAGGACGTGCTCTGGAACCTGCAGTTCGCCGCGCAGGTGCAGGACGACTGGCGGGGGGACTCCCGGAGCAGCGAGGAGTCGCCGCTCTCGCCGTCGCAGATCCCCAGAGGACCCAGCCAAGCGGATGCCTAG